A part of Aspergillus oryzae RIB40 DNA, chromosome 7 genomic DNA contains:
- a CDS encoding uncharacterized protein (predicted protein) yields the protein MSANSASAPRTSWQDQLKAHCKNHKLDAPLFNIYTERRGGRTAWTCVASVQGRQYPAQFWYDGNYVNNAKEDAAEKALNVLSPQPSRNNTSYPGQMYVCPPR from the exons ATGTCAGCAAATAGTGCGAGTGCTCCTCGGACAAGTTGGCAGGACCAACTTAAAG CCCACTGCAAGAACCATAAACTCGACGCACCCCTATTTAACATCTACACCGAACGACGAG GTGGTCGCACGGCTTGGACCTGCGTCGCCTCTGTCCAAGGGAGGCAGTATCCGGCTCAATTCTGGTACGACGGCAATTACGTCAATAATGCCAAAGAGGATGCTGCCGAAAAAGCCCTGAATGTACTCAGTCCACAGCCGTCCCGTAATAACACCAGTTACCCGGGCCAAATGTATGTTTGCCCGCCTCGCTGA
- a CDS encoding uncharacterized protein (predicted protein), translating to MGSYSVSSRQHSARTGGSSSSTYSDASDRSKSTAPTIYSERPTSKRRENMDPKDSVSTYASTNHDDELPKKPRYEVVTRGAESDIFPSDAIPSNSSTFGKLFPSSRRLLIGHDDTTLDGNMNLCVHTLAPRRDGYQQAVILFHLRMYDLYSRDFSFRRYCRNSEREVCHSARRPISSGGPNKRPGFQRSLSSALAGLRPGSNGDHSTHSSKRKRQDLGQKSVKEDDEDFDGQDSRDQPLADTIMLEFSNYAHVEIKRRGAGLSKRYEFEYWCTRYQWRREHRRDGDLQEVAFHLIDLRTSKTIAHLIPEILTPMEAVEEQAKGGWVPPSSMWISEDSVYEKMPDVADMIVVTGLMVLVDDSIRRRWHSRKHGQLMSPVRSSLTRSMEFMGPRRLLSEVFHRRGSA from the exons AGTGATGCTTCCGATCGTTCGAAAAGCACTGCCCCTACGATCTATAGCGAGCGGCCCACATCAAAGCGGAGAGAGAACATGGACCCGAAAGATTCAGTATCGACCTACGCCTCGACGAACCACGACGACGAACTACCGAAGAAGCCGCGCTATGAGGTGGTTACTCGCGGGGCCGAGTCAGATATTTTCCCTTCGGATGCGATTCCCTCGAATTCCTCCACTTTTGGGAAGTTGTTCCCATCTTCGCGACGGCTGCTTATCGGGCATGATGATACGACCCTCGATGGGAACATGAACCTTTGTGTGCACACCCTGGCGCCACGGAGAGATGGCTATCAGCAGGCCGTTATACTTTTTCATCTCCGCATGTACGATTTGTACTCAAGAGACTTTTCGTTTCGCCGCTACTGTCGCAATTCCGAGCGCGAGGTGTGTCACTCAGCACGAAGACCGATATCGTCCGGAGGCCCAAACAAGCGGCCAGGATTCCAACGATCTTTGAGCAGTGCATTAGCCGGCTTACGCCCAGGCTCGAATGGCGACCATTCGACGCATAGTTCCAAGCGTAAGCGGCAGGACCTGGGTCAGAAGTCGGTTAaggaggacgacgaggacTTTGATGGCCAGGACAGTCGCGACCAACCTCTGGCTGACACGATCATGCTGGAATTCTCAAATTACGCTCACGTCGAGATCAAAAGACGTGGTGCCGGCTTGTCTAAGCGATATGAGTTCGAATATTGGTGTACAAGATACCAGTGGCGGCGAGAACACCGAAGAGATGGAGACCTGCAGGAGGTCGCTTTTCATCTGATTGACCTGCGGACATCCAAGACCATCGCCCACCTGATACCTGAAATCTTGACTCCAATGGAAGCTGTAGAGGAGCAGGCCAAGGGTGGTTGGGTTCCGCCATCGTCCATGTGGATCAGCGAGGATTCTGTGTATGAAAAGATGCCAGATGTTGCCGA TATGATCGTGGTTACAGGATTGATGGTCTTAGTTGATGACTCTATTCGTCGCCGGTGGCACTCCAGGAAACATGGCCAGCTCATGTCCCCCGTGCGCTCCTCACTCACCCGGAGTATGGAGTTCATGGGCCCTCGACGGCTCCTGAGTGAGGTGTTCCATCGACGAGGCTCAGCATAA